One stretch of Candidatus Baltobacteraceae bacterium DNA includes these proteins:
- a CDS encoding amino acid ABC transporter permease has protein sequence MHVIIENAPYLLKAAGNTLWLSAVSLSISLALGTAIGVLAAFRFWPIVILNQIGVYSVRGIPLLVVLYFIYFSLPLIRIDIDPYSTAVIGLSLYFTFFISEVVRGAVIAIPRGQIDAGKSIGLSFWARVRLVILPIASRTAIPPLINVAIILIKGTSYASVISAWELTTASTEVAQRTIAPFQIYGFALFLYFVICFALTSLARSAERRLGFQH, from the coding sequence ATGCACGTCATCATCGAGAATGCGCCATATTTGCTCAAGGCTGCCGGAAACACTCTGTGGCTATCCGCTGTCAGCCTCAGCATCAGCCTCGCACTCGGGACGGCAATCGGCGTACTCGCGGCGTTTCGATTCTGGCCGATCGTCATTCTGAATCAGATCGGCGTCTACTCGGTGCGCGGAATCCCGCTCCTCGTGGTGCTGTACTTCATCTACTTCTCCTTGCCGCTGATCCGAATCGACATCGATCCGTACTCGACCGCGGTCATCGGGTTGAGCCTCTATTTCACGTTCTTCATCAGTGAGGTCGTGCGCGGCGCAGTCATTGCGATTCCCCGAGGGCAGATCGACGCCGGGAAGAGCATCGGTCTTTCTTTTTGGGCGCGCGTACGTCTGGTCATCTTGCCAATCGCCTCACGTACGGCCATCCCGCCGCTCATCAACGTTGCGATCATTCTCATCAAAGGAACGTCCTACGCCTCGGTCATCAGCGCTTGGGAGCTCACGACGGCAAGCACCGAGGTCGCGCAACGAACGATCGCCCCCTTCCAAATCTACGGGTTTGCGCTCTTTCTCTATTTCGTTATCTGTTTCGCTCTGACGTCTTTGGCGCGTTCGGCGGAACGCCGGCTTGGATTCCAACACTAA
- a CDS encoding amino acid ABC transporter permease: MNAFARQLAYVFPRLLPGLWTALELAIIAIVISAIAGLGLALLRNSRWTWIRWLVAAYVEVLRDTPLLVQMFFFFFGLPLIGLRLSPFQAAALSLATQHAAFFAEVYRGGFQSVSRRHKEAAKALGMGYWKTLRLVTLPLAVVRTLPAISNELVQIVKDTSVASTIAVMELTLQARTLAEQTAATSLAFVAVAIYYLVVTGVITVGMRALEQRLRFAE, from the coding sequence TTGAACGCCTTTGCCCGGCAGCTCGCGTACGTATTTCCACGCCTGCTGCCGGGACTCTGGACGGCGCTCGAGCTTGCGATCATCGCGATCGTGATCTCGGCAATCGCCGGACTTGGACTCGCGCTGCTACGGAATTCGCGTTGGACGTGGATTCGGTGGCTTGTTGCAGCCTATGTCGAGGTGCTTCGCGATACGCCGCTACTCGTCCAGATGTTCTTCTTTTTCTTCGGGCTACCGCTGATAGGTTTGCGGTTATCACCCTTCCAGGCCGCGGCACTGTCGCTCGCGACGCAGCATGCGGCGTTCTTCGCCGAAGTTTATCGAGGCGGATTTCAATCGGTCAGCCGCAGGCACAAAGAGGCAGCCAAAGCGCTTGGGATGGGTTACTGGAAAACACTGCGGCTCGTGACGCTGCCACTTGCGGTCGTACGAACGCTTCCGGCGATCAGCAACGAGTTGGTCCAGATCGTGAAAGACACCTCAGTCGCATCTACGATTGCCGTCATGGAGCTGACACTTCAAGCCCGGACGCTGGCCGAACAAACCGCAGCCACGTCGCTTGCGTTTGTTGCCGTCGCAATTTACTACTTGGTGGTCACGGGCGTGATCACGGTCGGCATGCGCGCGCTGGAGCAACGACTCCGCTTCGCGGAGTAA
- a CDS encoding transporter substrate-binding domain-containing protein, with translation MSRIVRMLLACSLLAVAPFTMQARPVNAQAASLLAEVQQRGTVRVATTTGSPPFAFVDKDGQLAGFDIDIAKLIAKALFNDENKIEFVRTTFDGRFETVNSGRADFGIMVTTVYPARLLQAAFTEGYIDSGNGCLVRKNSPLHSFSDLNNPKVTIAFLNVDPDHKRHELLYPKSKAIYLTQQAAQYAAVLSGQAQAACTDRPFLAWIVSQHENELRMLPGVTQGTYNNAIFMKQGDFQWWLYLNTLVHEMRHGSLYTDYDKVYMKWFGVHAPPER, from the coding sequence ATGTCTAGAATTGTTCGTATGCTCCTTGCTTGTTCGTTGCTCGCCGTGGCTCCATTCACGATGCAGGCCCGTCCGGTAAACGCACAAGCAGCATCGCTTCTCGCCGAGGTCCAGCAACGCGGAACCGTCCGTGTCGCGACGACGACCGGTTCGCCGCCCTTTGCATTTGTCGACAAGGACGGCCAGCTCGCCGGCTTCGACATCGACATCGCCAAGTTGATCGCAAAGGCGCTCTTCAACGACGAAAACAAGATCGAATTCGTCCGCACGACGTTTGACGGTAGATTCGAGACCGTCAATAGCGGCCGGGCCGACTTCGGCATTATGGTGACGACGGTCTATCCGGCGCGCCTTCTGCAGGCGGCCTTCACGGAAGGCTACATCGATTCGGGCAACGGGTGCCTGGTTCGCAAGAACTCACCGCTCCATAGCTTCTCGGACCTGAACAATCCCAAGGTCACGATCGCGTTCCTCAACGTCGATCCGGACCACAAACGGCACGAACTGCTCTATCCGAAATCCAAAGCGATCTATCTTACGCAGCAGGCCGCCCAATACGCCGCCGTCCTCAGCGGACAAGCGCAAGCCGCATGCACGGATCGTCCGTTCTTGGCATGGATCGTCAGCCAACACGAAAATGAGCTGCGGATGCTTCCCGGTGTTACGCAGGGGACGTATAACAATGCCATCTTCATGAAACAAGGCGACTTCCAGTGGTGGCTTTACCTCAACACGCTAGTTCATGAGATGCGGCACGGTTCACTGTACACGGACTACGACAAGGTCTACATGAAGTGGTTCGGCGTGCACGCTCCACCCGAGAGATAA
- a CDS encoding FCD domain-containing protein: MEARALALPKKSHQLVDRLLQYISSGEWAIGMRLPPERTLASSHRVSRAAVREALAALQLAGYIDTRVGDGSYVASAPKPDFERDRRTVLAGIGIAETLEAREALEVACVRLAVRKATRADMARLNRKMRALSTLVEKGELKDYLLATLDFHLEVAAAAHNPFLLNAVAELIERHRNDQWLLHERYTPHTAQISLRMHAAIADAIRRKDLTAAVAAVTKHYDHYPLLSVATHRGKIK, encoded by the coding sequence TTGGAAGCTCGGGCTCTCGCGCTCCCAAAGAAAAGTCACCAGCTCGTCGATCGCCTCTTGCAGTACATCAGCTCGGGGGAGTGGGCGATCGGGATGCGTCTGCCTCCGGAGCGCACCTTGGCCTCGAGCCATCGCGTGAGCCGCGCGGCCGTCCGCGAAGCGCTGGCCGCACTACAGCTCGCCGGCTACATCGATACGCGCGTCGGGGACGGCAGTTATGTTGCGAGCGCACCTAAGCCCGACTTCGAACGCGACCGGCGCACCGTGCTAGCCGGAATCGGCATCGCCGAAACGCTCGAAGCGCGCGAAGCGCTTGAGGTCGCGTGCGTACGCCTCGCGGTGCGCAAGGCGACGCGCGCCGATATGGCCAGACTCAACCGCAAGATGCGCGCACTCTCGACGCTGGTGGAAAAGGGAGAACTCAAAGACTACCTGCTGGCCACGCTCGATTTCCATCTCGAGGTGGCCGCAGCCGCACACAATCCCTTCTTGCTAAACGCCGTCGCCGAACTGATCGAGCGCCATCGCAACGATCAGTGGCTCCTACACGAACGCTACACACCACACACCGCGCAAATCTCGTTACGCATGCACGCGGCAATCGCCGACGCCATTCGGCGCAAAGATCTCACCGCCGCCGTTGCGGCGGTCACCAAACACTACGACCACTATCCATTGCTTTCCGTAGCAACTCACAGAGGGAAAATCAAGTGA
- the accB gene encoding acetyl-CoA carboxylase biotin carboxyl carrier protein, with translation MADLNYDDVRKILAILDASTLDEVHIEIGNFKLDVRRRGASAPLPAAQAKPPPAPAKAPPSVVLAPGQFALTAPMLGTLYRAPSPDAPPFIQVGGVVSADDTLCIIEVMKLMNTIKAEKPGRVAAIVAENGTLVEFGQTLIVFDPL, from the coding sequence ATGGCAGATCTGAACTACGACGATGTTCGCAAGATTCTCGCGATCCTCGACGCATCGACGCTCGACGAAGTGCACATCGAAATCGGCAATTTTAAGCTCGACGTGCGTCGTCGCGGCGCAAGCGCACCGCTGCCCGCGGCGCAAGCCAAGCCGCCGCCTGCGCCCGCGAAAGCGCCACCGAGCGTAGTGCTTGCGCCGGGGCAATTCGCACTCACCGCGCCGATGCTTGGAACACTTTATCGCGCTCCCTCGCCCGATGCGCCGCCATTCATACAAGTCGGTGGCGTTGTCTCGGCGGACGATACGCTTTGCATCATCGAAGTCATGAAGCTGATGAACACGATCAAAGCCGAGAAGCCGGGCCGCGTCGCCGCGATCGTCGCCGAAAACGGAACGCTCGTCGAGTTCGGCCAGACGCTGATCGTTTTCGATCCGCTGTGA